The following coding sequences lie in one Glycine max cultivar Williams 82 chromosome 19, Glycine_max_v4.0, whole genome shotgun sequence genomic window:
- the LOC100786137 gene encoding uridine kinase-like protein 1, chloroplastic gives MPEETTSIDYVMEAASGPHFSGLRLDGRMPSSATAAAASSSADSTLTPDFLPNQPFVIGVSGGTASGKTTVCDMIIQQLHDHRVVLVNQDSFYRGLNPEELERVHEYNFDHPDAFDTEQLLECTMKLISGQGVHVPIYDFKKHQRSSDSFRQVNASDVIILEGILVFHDQRVRDLMNMKIFVDTDADVRLARRIRRDTMERGRDINSVLEQYAKFVKPAFDDFVLPSKKYADVIIPRGGDNHVAIDLIVQHIRTKLGQHDLCKIYPNAYVIQSTFQIRGMHTLIRDRDISKHDFVFYSDRLIRLVVEHGLGHLPFTEKQVVTPTGSVYTGVDFCKKLCGVSIVRSGESMENALRACCKGIKIGKILIHRDGDNGKQLIYEKLPKDISERHVLLLDPVLATGNSANQAIELLIQKGVPESHIIFLNLISAPEGIHCVCKRFPSLKIVTSEIDIEINEEYRVIPGLGEFGDRYFGTDD, from the exons ATGCCGGAAGAAACGACGTCGATCGACTACGTGATGGAGGCGGCATCTGGGCCCCACTTCTCCGGCCTGAGACTTGACGGCCGTATGCCGTCCTCCGCCACCGCCGCCGCCGCGTCCTCCTCTGCCGATTCTACCCTAACCCCCGATTTCCTCCCCAATCAACCCTTCGTCATAG GTGTTTCGGGAGGTACTGCCTCGGGAAAAACCACCGTCTGCGACATGATAATTCAGCAACTTCACGATCACCGCGTTGTTCTCGTCAATCag gacTCGTTTTATCGCGGGTTGAATCCTGAAGAGTTGGAACGCGTTCACGAGTACAATTTCGACCACCCtg ATGCTTTTGACACGGAGCAGTTGTTAGAGTGCACGATGAAGCTTATCAGTGGCCAGGGCGTGCATGTTCCCATTTACGACTTCAAGAAGCACCAACGCTCTTCCGATAGTTTTCGCCAG GTGAATGCTTCTGATGTGATTATATTGGAGGGGATTCTTGTGTTCCACGATCAGCGCGTGCGGGATCTGATGAACATGAAGATCTTTGTTGACACAG ATGCTGATGTGAGACTTGCTCGTAGAATTAGGCGTGACACAATGGAGAGAGGCAGGGATATAAACTCTGTTCTTGAACAG TATGCAAAATTTGTTAAGCCTGCATTTGATGATTTTGTTCTACCATCAAAAAAGTACGCTGACGTGATCATTCCTCGTGGAGGTGATAATCATGTTGCCATTGATTTGATTGTGCAACATATCCGTACAAAGCTCGGCCAACATGATCTATGCAAAATATATCCAAATGCCTATGTTATTCAGTCTACATTCCAG ATCAGGGGAATGCATACGTTGATTCGTGACCGAGACATATCAAAGCATGATTTCGTATTTTATTCAGATCGACTTATACGCCTG GTTGTTGAGCATGGTCTAGGTCATCTGCCTTTCACCGAAAAGCAAGTGGTTACTCCCACAG GATCTGTTTATACCGGTGTTGATTTCTGCAAAAAATTGTGTGGTGTTTCAATTGTTCGAAG TGGTGAGAGCATGGAAAATGCACTTCGTGCATGTTGCAAAGGTATTAAAATTGGTAAAATTTTGATTCACCGGGATGGAGACAATGGAAAACAG CTTATATATGAAAAGCTCCCCAAGGATATTTCAGAACGGCATGTCTTGCTTCTTGACCCTGTCCTGGCCACAG GTAACTCTGCCAACCAAGCAATTGAATTACTCATTCAGAAAGGAGTACCAGAAAGTCACATTATATTCTTGAATCTCATTTCT GCTCCTGAGGGAATCCACTGCGTGTGTAAAAGGTTTCCATCATTGAAGATTGTCACGTCTGAGATTGACATTGAAATAAACGAAGAGTATCGTGTTATCCCAGGATTGGGGGAATTTGGTGATCGATACTTTGGTACCGATGATTGA